The proteins below come from a single Malus domestica chromosome 03, GDT2T_hap1 genomic window:
- the LOC139194559 gene encoding ankyrin repeat-containing protein ITN1-like → MDTEKIKKYLFQIAMRSKWEAVVRSYWLNKKAHGAKITKSGDTALHVAVSDGQEEHVNELLNQITVKELEIQNERGNTPLHIAAWMGNETMCSCLANAHPSLVTTFNVDNETPLFLAAVYGKKDAFLCMHHIYIPTLDDPRKRYNYCTRNNGDTILHCAISGDNFDLAFQIIHLYEDLVNSVNAQGFSPLHLLVY, encoded by the exons ATGGACACAGAGAAGATCAAGAAATACTTGTTCCAAATTGCCATGCGGAGCAAGTGGGAAGCAGTTGTTAGAAGCTATTGGCTCAACAAGAAGGCTCACGGAGCAAAAATCACCAAGTCAGGTGACACAGCACTACACGTAGCAGTATCTGATGGCCAAGAAGAACATGTTAACGAGCTATTAAATCAGATTACTGTAAAAGAGCTTGAAATTCAAAACGAGCGAGGGAATACCCCTCTCCACATCGCGGCATGGATGGGAAACGAGACAATGTGTTCGTGCCTTGCCAACGCTCATCCATCTTTGGTCACTACTTTTAATGTAGACAATGAGACTCCTCTATTCTTGGCTGCTGTCTATGGTAAAAAAGATGCCTTCTTATGCATGCACCACATTTATATCCCTACCCTTGATGATCCTCGGAAACGCTACAATTATTGTACGAGGAATAACGGTGACACCATCTTGCATTGTGCAATTTCCGGGGACAACTTTG ATTTGGCATTTCAGATAATTCACTTGTATGAAGATCTTGTTAATTCTGTCAATGCACAAGGCTTTTCCCCTCTCCATCTTTTGGTCTACTGA